The Candidatus Methylomirabilota bacterium genomic interval CCCCCGCGATCAGGACCGACAGCGTATTGCCGGCGGCAATCAGGCCGATCTTGGTGGCATTGCGGAAGGCGGCGGAGGCGCCGACCAGATCGGTGAAGGTATACTTGGCCCCCACGACGATCGCCTTCGGCTTGCGGGAGGAGGGTGGCTCCAGCCGCGGCTGGGCGGGCAAAAGCAGCGCTGCACCCCCGTGGCCGTGGAGGGGCACGCCCCAGGCTGTCAGGAGGCGGCCGTTGCGACTGTCGTAGACCTTGACCTCCTGCGGGGCGGGCGGCGCGTCGGTCAGTAGCGTCCGGCCGACCGCCTGCAGTTCCGGGTAGGCCGCCAAGGAGGGAGCGGCCGGGTCGAGCCGCAGCAGCAGGGCGGCGGCCCGATTGCACAGCACGAGCTGGCCCTGGGCGTCCAGCACCAGCAGGCCGTCACTGAGGTAGTCGGCGACGGCGACGAGCGGGCCGAGGAGGCGCGCGGCGTCAGGGCGCAGCGGCGGCGCGAGGAGGGAGCCCGCGAGCAGCTCAATAACCAGATCGCTTTGGACGTGCGTGCGACAGAGCAGAACGTGGCCTTGGGCCTGTTCGCTGGGGGACAGGACGTGGGTCGGCGGCTCGACCAGGTGGACCTGGCCGGAGCGGATGCGGGCCTTACACCCGCCGCACTCGCCGTCGGCGCA includes:
- a CDS encoding 2Fe-2S iron-sulfur cluster binding domain-containing protein — protein: MTRTRKVRFEPLGITIECEATEPILQYALRQGLRLVDYRCADGECGGCKARIRSGQVHLVEPPTHVLSPSEQAQGHVLLCRTHVQSDLVIELLAGSLLAPPLRPDAARLLGPLVAVADYLSDGLLVLDAQGQLVLCNRAAALLLRLDPAAPSLAAYPELQAVGRTLLTDAPPAPQEVKVYDSRNGRLLTAWGVPLHGHGGAALLLPAQPRLEPPSSRKPKAIVVGAKYTFTDLVGASAAFRNATKIGLIAAGNTLSVLIAG